A region of Candidatus Defluviilinea gracilis DNA encodes the following proteins:
- the ftcD gene encoding glutamate formimidoyltransferase, protein MTTLIECIPNFSEARRPEVIDQIVAAIQAVSEVKLLDRSSDLDHNRTVLTFAGSPAGVEEAAFRAIKTAAELIDLDAHTGEHPRIGATDVCPFVPLSGATMDECVAIAQRLGQRVAGELSLPVYLYEAAATRPERANLENIRKGQYEGLKTEIESDPNRKPDYGPSKLPKAGATVIGARAPLIAFNVYLTSDDVSIAKKIAKAVRHSSGGLRYVKGLGLLVDGRAQVSMNLTNFHETPIARVVEFIRREAGRYGVNIHHCELVGLIPQEALVDAAVWYTQLDSFSPEQILESRLFTSSSAAASPPPQPASFLDELASALPAPGGGSAAAYAGAMGAALVAMVSGLTIGRKKYAEVEAEMQAVRVMAEKLRAEMTQAVDDDAASFEAVIGAFKLPKETEEQQVARTAAIQRATLNAAHIPLHSAERSVKIMELAVKCAEHGNLNAISDALSGFAMSRASLTAAAYNVRINIHSLPDKSAGDGYLSELTELEKQADTLESKIRKVMKERGGI, encoded by the coding sequence ATGACTACCCTCATCGAATGCATCCCCAACTTTTCCGAAGCGCGGCGACCTGAAGTGATAGACCAGATCGTCGCCGCCATCCAAGCGGTCAGCGAGGTGAAACTCCTCGACCGCTCCTCCGACCTCGACCACAACCGCACGGTGCTGACTTTTGCAGGTTCGCCCGCAGGCGTGGAGGAAGCCGCGTTCCGCGCGATCAAGACCGCCGCCGAACTCATTGACCTCGACGCGCACACGGGCGAGCATCCACGCATTGGCGCGACGGATGTCTGTCCGTTCGTTCCGCTCAGTGGCGCGACGATGGACGAGTGCGTTGCGATCGCTCAAAGGCTTGGTCAACGCGTCGCGGGCGAACTCAGCCTCCCCGTCTATTTATATGAAGCGGCGGCAACGCGTCCCGAGCGCGCGAATCTCGAAAACATCCGCAAGGGGCAATACGAGGGACTCAAGACCGAAATTGAGTCCGATCCGAATCGCAAACCCGATTATGGTCCGAGCAAACTTCCGAAGGCGGGCGCAACAGTTATCGGCGCGCGCGCTCCGCTGATTGCGTTCAACGTCTATCTCACGAGCGACGATGTGAGCATCGCGAAAAAGATCGCGAAGGCGGTGCGTCATTCATCGGGCGGGCTTCGATATGTGAAAGGTCTCGGCTTGCTCGTGGATGGACGCGCGCAGGTCTCGATGAATCTCACCAACTTTCACGAAACGCCCATCGCGCGCGTGGTCGAGTTCATTCGACGCGAGGCGGGACGATACGGCGTGAACATTCATCACTGCGAACTCGTCGGATTGATTCCGCAAGAAGCGTTGGTGGATGCGGCGGTCTGGTACACCCAATTGGATTCATTCTCTCCCGAACAGATTCTCGAGTCTCGACTCTTTACCTCGTCCTCCGCCGCCGCTTCTCCCCCCCCTCAGCCCGCTTCATTTTTAGACGAGTTAGCGTCCGCCTTGCCCGCGCCTGGAGGCGGATCCGCCGCCGCGTATGCTGGCGCAATGGGCGCCGCGCTGGTCGCGATGGTTTCGGGTCTCACCATCGGGAGAAAAAAATACGCCGAAGTCGAAGCCGAGATGCAAGCCGTGCGCGTGATGGCTGAAAAACTCCGCGCTGAAATGACCCAAGCCGTGGACGACGACGCCGCGTCGTTTGAGGCGGTCATTGGTGCATTCAAATTACCGAAAGAGACTGAAGAACAACAAGTAGCCCGCACTGCCGCGATCCAACGCGCCACGTTGAATGCCGCGCATATCCCTCTTCATTCAGCTGAACGATCCGTCAAGATCATGGAACTCGCGGTCAAGTGCGCCGAGCATGGCAACCTCAACGCCATCAGCGACGCGCTGTCAGGTTTTGCCATGTCGCGCGCATCGCTCACCGCCGCCGCCTACAATGTGCGGATCAACATCCATTCATTGCCAGACAAATCCGCTGGGGATGGATACTTGAGCGAACTCACCGAACTCGAAAAACAAGCAGACACCCTTGAATCGAAAATCCGCAAAGTGATGAAGGAGCGGGGTGGGATTTAG
- a CDS encoding GAF domain-containing protein, giving the protein MFDIEKIDVVVNQFIDVKQETSIENYWNNVAEVITQTLGFYFAGIYLSDSNNKFVVFKGGSGEAGKAFLKIGHKCKIVNGKNQSWHAGTAVYSNEIQLINWAKGEILGYQIMERKVVNRNFLAKIGKFWSPQLPLTQGELFIPIQTNHKIIGILEINLDVEPKFSEEEIVKLCSLADHIASISRGKLGVDNL; this is encoded by the coding sequence ATGTTTGATATAGAAAAAATAGATGTGGTAGTCAATCAATTTATTGATGTAAAACAAGAAACCAGTATAGAAAATTACTGGAACAATGTTGCTGAAGTTATTACCCAGACACTAGGTTTTTACTTCGCTGGGATATACCTATCTGATTCCAATAATAAATTTGTGGTCTTCAAAGGAGGAAGTGGAGAAGCAGGAAAAGCATTTTTGAAAATTGGACATAAGTGCAAGATTGTTAACGGCAAAAACCAATCATGGCACGCGGGGACTGCCGTTTACTCGAATGAAATACAATTGATAAATTGGGCAAAAGGGGAAATTCTCGGCTATCAAATTATGGAACGCAAAGTTGTCAATAGAAATTTCCTAGCGAAAATTGGCAAGTTTTGGAGTCCTCAGTTGCCACTTACCCAGGGAGAATTATTTATCCCAATACAAACAAATCATAAAATAATCGGGATCCTAGAAATCAATCTCGATGTGGAGCCAAAGTTTTCGGAAGAAGAAATAGTTAAGCTATGCTCTCTGGCAGATCACATTGCTTCAATATCTAGGGGAAAATTAGGTGTAGATAATCTCTGA
- a CDS encoding M23 family metallopeptidase → MVSATSTIQPPFEPTSTSIPPTRTATALPTSTQTATPIPCNPLTADFCITDGHFLLQRPIHPPANDSVERTYPFASTGNGTRDPHRGVEFINELGTPVHAAGEGVVVFAGPDEVAIYSPWTIFYGNLVVIQHDDELFTLYAHLSKIDVATGDRVEAGDKIGEVGRSGVAIGSHLHFEVRRGAVEDYFSMVNPELWLLPSKSDFGALAISVQDANSTLQKADITLQQVSPSGEILGLIYLETYDSTLALGEENIGINDLSAGRYRITFMYHGGLYERRVEVQSGKLTQVVIVVK, encoded by the coding sequence GTGGTTAGCGCAACATCAACGATTCAACCTCCTTTCGAACCAACGTCCACTTCTATTCCTCCCACGCGAACAGCAACAGCGCTTCCAACGTCAACACAGACAGCGACTCCAATTCCCTGCAATCCCCTCACCGCCGATTTCTGCATTACCGATGGACATTTCCTCCTCCAGCGACCGATCCACCCTCCTGCGAATGATTCGGTGGAGAGAACGTATCCGTTCGCGTCGACAGGCAACGGGACGCGCGACCCGCATCGCGGCGTGGAGTTTATCAACGAGTTGGGGACTCCTGTCCATGCGGCGGGGGAGGGGGTTGTCGTCTTCGCAGGTCCAGACGAGGTAGCAATTTATTCCCCTTGGACAATTTTTTATGGCAACCTTGTTGTGATTCAACATGACGATGAATTATTCACCTTGTATGCCCACCTGTCCAAAATTGATGTTGCAACAGGCGATCGTGTTGAAGCGGGTGATAAGATCGGCGAAGTGGGGCGCAGTGGCGTGGCGATTGGGAGTCACCTCCATTTTGAAGTCCGCCGTGGGGCTGTGGAGGATTATTTTTCGATGGTCAACCCTGAATTGTGGCTCTTGCCAAGCAAATCAGATTTTGGCGCGTTGGCGATTTCGGTTCAGGATGCGAATTCAACGTTACAAAAAGCGGATATCACTCTCCAGCAGGTTTCTCCCTCGGGCGAAATTCTTGGTTTGATCTACCTTGAAACGTATGATTCAACATTGGCGTTAGGCGAGGAGAATATAGGGATCAACGACCTGTCTGCTGGGCGTTATCGTATTACGTTCATGTATCACGGCGGCCTTTATGAAAGGCGAGTTGAAGTACAATCGGGAAAACTTACGCAGGTTGTGATTGTTGTGAAATAA
- a CDS encoding MFS transporter: MDVPAKSIAFYLLSPLLILIWAPLITPFITQLIGSGQLDADLALLPVFVPLFGPIILLVRFLRNKYRTTPETSKFLTSYLIYNDGIQTVIAVAAVFADAPLIRGGLELGQTTLISVILLIQFVAFFGALFWGKLANWIGAKRAIIVSLVIWAAVVIYAYGGMKGDSRATEFMILGAVIALVLGGSQAISRSLFAQMIPKNKEAEFFSIYEISERGTSWLGTLVFGVAVTIFGNLRIAILALIFFFVVGLAILPFVNTDKAIEDAKREGAH; the protein is encoded by the coding sequence ATGGATGTGCCGGCAAAATCCATTGCCTTCTATCTGCTCTCCCCTCTCCTCATATTGATATGGGCGCCCTTGATTACGCCTTTTATCACGCAACTGATCGGCAGTGGACAATTGGATGCGGACCTCGCGCTTCTGCCGGTCTTTGTTCCCCTGTTTGGTCCCATCATCCTGTTAGTTCGCTTCCTGCGTAACAAGTATCGCACCACACCTGAAACATCCAAATTCCTGACATCGTATTTGATCTATAACGACGGTATCCAAACCGTGATCGCCGTCGCGGCTGTCTTTGCCGACGCGCCTCTGATCCGCGGCGGACTCGAGTTGGGACAAACGACCCTGATCTCTGTCATATTGTTGATTCAATTCGTGGCATTTTTCGGGGCGTTGTTCTGGGGCAAACTCGCCAATTGGATCGGAGCCAAGCGCGCCATTATCGTCAGCCTTGTGATTTGGGCGGCGGTTGTGATTTACGCTTACGGCGGCATGAAAGGCGACTCGCGCGCGACGGAGTTTATGATTCTTGGAGCCGTCATCGCTCTTGTCCTCGGCGGCTCACAGGCGATCAGCCGAAGTTTGTTCGCCCAGATGATTCCCAAGAACAAAGAAGCGGAATTTTTCTCGATCTACGAGATCAGCGAACGCGGCACATCCTGGCTGGGGACGTTGGTCTTCGGCGTCGCAGTGACAATCTTTGGCAACTTGCGAATCGCCATCCTTGCGTTGATCTTCTTCTTCGTGGTCGGCTTGGCAATCCTGCCCTTCGTCAACACCGACAAGGCGATAGAAGACGCAAAACGAGAAGGCGCGCACTAA
- a CDS encoding DNA-directed RNA polymerase subunit beta: MSSTLPRKTYARIPVNIKLPNLIEVQLDSFERLKKEGLGDLFHEVSPIESYNKGMKLFFPGRGPEAKQWGLKYWFGDPKHTIEECVERDLTYASPLYVSVLLAGADVPEPIKQDIFLGDFPEMTDKGTFIINGTERVVVSQLIRSPGVYFEAPTDRATGRLLAMSKLIPDRGAWMEFETRKSDYIILKFNRKRTVPITVFLRALAAVDDGIKDSPLKLGTDEELLSLFQDVDNNPERLFLPSTLKQEPEWDLSGGLTIAEAALIEFFKKMRPGDPATLDNARQFLEEQLFDQRHYDLERVGRYKLNQKLDLNVPIPHRTVTKNDVIRLIRRMIQINNGVEPADDIDHLGNRRVKTVGELIQNKLRIGLRRMERVIKERMSIRDQEQLSPVTLVNIRPVVAALREFFGSSQLSQFMDQTNPLAELRHKRTLSALGPGGLRRERAGFDVRDVHHSHYGRICPIETPEGPNIGLIGRLASFARVNEYGFIETPYRKVFRVMEADDERLEGRTLREKIVDPKSEEVLFEAGETIDSKMMKKISKLAQPVEIVPYVSDQFDYLSADAEDKYVIAQANAPLTEKKEYVRERVSCRYHSGFIFSVPESVDYMDVAPHQVVGISAALIPFLEHDDANRALMGSNMQAQAVPLVRPEVPLVSTGMEYHAALDSGQVVVAEADGEVTSVTGNTITVRERGGSNHTYQLRKYQRSNQSTCIDQRPAVVKGQKIKKGDIIADSSSTESGQLALGQNVVIAFLSWEGGNFEDAILISERLVQEDRFTSVHIEKYEVEARDTKLGPEEITRDIPNVGEDAIKDLDENGIIRIGAEVGPNDILVGKITPKGEKELTPEERLLRAIFGEKSRDVKDTSLRMPHGERGKVVDVKVFTREENSDLSAGVDMMVRVSVAQRRKLTAGDKMAGRHGNKGVVSKVVPVEDMPFLEDGTPVDLILNPLGVPGRMNIGQVLEVHLGWAAKRLGYRAVTPVFDGASEEEIEAELARAWIIDEAWKEVGVKAWEWIKEQEYDPESIQDDDEVRRLYLEEWLSKRKYDAYDLNDVDYARLATATEWLRDRDYDPDTIFYPDEINPKDRTEYNDAAVNACLRLWIEAQGHAGRVAEARLMDVAQEIVNSTGQPLPILGKQTLRDGKTGIPYDQPVTVGVMTVLKLHHLVEDKVHARSTGPYSLVTQQPLGGKAQFGGQRFGEMEVWALEAYGAAYTLQEMLTVKSDDVQGRVNTYEAIVKGEPIEEPSIPASFRVLVKELQSLGLAVEAVSEGGDVVKFGKDEEKQHPPRMDTGLLGIGDNLTAKRKS, translated from the coding sequence ATGTCTTCCACTTTGCCTCGTAAAACCTACGCCCGTATCCCTGTCAACATCAAACTCCCCAACCTCATCGAAGTCCAATTGGATTCATTCGAACGCCTCAAAAAAGAGGGACTGGGCGACCTCTTCCATGAGGTGTCGCCGATCGAATCGTATAACAAAGGGATGAAGCTGTTTTTTCCCGGTCGGGGACCCGAAGCCAAACAATGGGGCTTAAAATATTGGTTTGGCGATCCCAAACACACCATCGAAGAGTGTGTGGAGCGCGACCTGACCTACGCAAGCCCATTATACGTTTCGGTCTTACTGGCAGGCGCCGATGTGCCTGAGCCGATTAAGCAGGATATCTTTCTTGGCGATTTCCCCGAGATGACCGACAAAGGCACGTTCATTATTAACGGAACGGAACGCGTGGTCGTTTCGCAGTTGATCCGCTCCCCGGGTGTATATTTCGAAGCCCCCACGGATCGCGCGACGGGTCGCCTGCTCGCCATGTCCAAGTTGATTCCAGACCGCGGCGCGTGGATGGAGTTCGAAACCCGAAAATCCGATTACATCATCCTGAAGTTCAACCGCAAACGCACGGTGCCGATTACGGTGTTCCTGCGCGCATTAGCGGCGGTCGATGATGGGATAAAAGATTCGCCGCTCAAACTTGGAACAGATGAAGAGTTGTTGTCGCTATTTCAAGATGTGGACAATAATCCGGAACGTCTATTCCTGCCCTCTACTTTAAAACAGGAACCTGAATGGGACCTTTCCGGCGGACTGACCATCGCCGAAGCGGCGCTCATTGAGTTCTTCAAGAAAATGCGCCCTGGCGATCCTGCCACGCTGGACAATGCCCGGCAGTTCCTCGAGGAGCAGCTATTCGACCAGAGGCATTATGACCTTGAGCGCGTTGGTCGCTATAAATTGAATCAGAAACTCGATCTCAACGTCCCGATTCCGCACCGCACAGTCACCAAGAACGATGTGATTCGGCTCATCCGACGGATGATCCAGATCAATAATGGCGTCGAGCCTGCGGATGACATCGACCACCTCGGTAACCGCCGCGTGAAGACGGTGGGTGAGTTGATCCAAAACAAGCTCCGCATCGGGCTCCGACGTATGGAGCGCGTGATTAAAGAGCGCATGTCCATTCGTGATCAGGAGCAATTATCGCCGGTGACGCTGGTCAATATCCGCCCGGTCGTTGCCGCTCTGCGTGAATTCTTCGGCTCGTCACAGCTTTCTCAGTTTATGGATCAAACCAACCCGCTTGCCGAGTTGCGCCACAAACGCACTCTTTCTGCCTTGGGACCTGGCGGCTTGCGGCGCGAACGCGCTGGTTTCGATGTGCGCGATGTGCATCACTCGCACTATGGCCGCATCTGTCCGATCGAGACGCCTGAGGGTCCAAACATCGGTTTGATCGGCCGCCTTGCGTCGTTTGCGCGGGTGAACGAGTATGGCTTCATTGAAACCCCGTATCGCAAAGTCTTCCGAGTTATGGAAGCGGACGATGAGCGCCTTGAGGGTCGCACCTTGCGTGAAAAAATTGTCGACCCGAAATCGGAAGAAGTGTTGTTCGAGGCTGGCGAAACCATAGATTCGAAGATGATGAAGAAGATCTCCAAGCTGGCGCAGCCGGTGGAGATTGTTCCGTATGTATCAGACCAATTTGATTATCTTTCTGCCGATGCGGAAGACAAATATGTGATTGCCCAGGCGAATGCGCCACTTACAGAGAAAAAAGAATATGTGCGTGAGCGCGTATCCTGCCGATATCACTCCGGTTTTATTTTCTCAGTGCCCGAATCGGTTGATTACATGGATGTTGCGCCCCATCAGGTGGTCGGAATCAGCGCCGCGCTGATTCCGTTTCTTGAGCACGACGACGCCAACCGCGCGTTGATGGGGTCCAATATGCAGGCGCAGGCTGTGCCGCTGGTGCGCCCGGAGGTCCCGCTTGTTTCGACAGGCATGGAATATCACGCCGCGTTGGATTCGGGTCAGGTGGTGGTGGCAGAGGCTGACGGTGAAGTAACGTCGGTAACCGGAAACACGATCACCGTCCGCGAACGAGGCGGAAGTAATCACACGTATCAACTCCGCAAGTATCAACGATCCAATCAATCCACGTGCATTGACCAGCGCCCGGCTGTCGTCAAAGGACAGAAGATCAAGAAGGGCGATATCATCGCTGATTCTTCGTCTACAGAAAGCGGTCAGTTGGCGCTAGGGCAAAATGTGGTGATCGCTTTCCTTTCATGGGAGGGCGGGAATTTTGAAGATGCGATCTTGATCTCTGAACGACTTGTGCAGGAAGACCGCTTCACGTCGGTGCATATTGAAAAATATGAGGTGGAAGCGCGCGATACGAAGCTAGGGCCCGAGGAGATTACCCGCGATATCCCGAATGTCGGCGAGGATGCGATCAAAGATTTAGACGAGAACGGCATCATCCGCATTGGCGCGGAAGTCGGTCCAAACGATATTCTCGTTGGCAAGATCACGCCGAAGGGTGAAAAAGAATTAACCCCGGAGGAGCGGTTGTTGCGAGCGATCTTCGGTGAAAAGTCGCGCGATGTGAAAGACACATCTCTGCGCATGCCGCACGGTGAACGCGGCAAAGTGGTGGATGTGAAAGTGTTCACGCGCGAAGAAAATTCCGATCTATCAGCGGGCGTGGATATGATGGTGCGTGTTTCGGTCGCGCAACGCCGCAAGTTAACCGCGGGCGATAAGATGGCAGGACGACATGGGAATAAAGGTGTCGTCTCGAAAGTAGTGCCTGTGGAGGACATGCCTTTCCTCGAAGACGGCACTCCGGTGGATTTAATTTTGAATCCGCTGGGTGTTCCCGGACGTATGAACATCGGCCAGGTTTTGGAAGTTCATCTGGGCTGGGCGGCGAAGCGGTTGGGGTATCGCGCGGTCACGCCGGTGTTCGACGGCGCATCTGAAGAGGAGATCGAAGCCGAACTCGCCCGCGCCTGGATTATTGATGAGGCTTGGAAGGAAGTGGGAGTGAAAGCGTGGGAATGGATCAAGGAGCAGGAGTATGATCCTGAGTCGATTCAGGACGATGATGAAGTACGGCGCCTCTACCTTGAAGAGTGGCTGAGTAAGCGCAAGTATGATGCCTACGATCTGAACGATGTGGATTATGCTCGCCTTGCCACAGCAACCGAATGGTTACGTGACCGGGATTACGACCCCGATACTATTTTTTATCCGGACGAGATCAACCCGAAAGATCGGACGGAATACAATGATGCGGCAGTGAACGCCTGCTTACGCTTGTGGATCGAAGCCCAGGGTCATGCTGGGCGAGTGGCTGAGGCGCGCTTGATGGATGTTGCTCAGGAGATCGTTAATTCCACGGGTCAGCCGCTGCCGATCCTTGGCAAGCAAACCCTTCGTGATGGTAAAACCGGTATCCCGTATGATCAGCCTGTGACCGTAGGCGTGATGACGGTATTGAAATTACACCACCTTGTTGAAGATAAGGTTCACGCGCGTTCTACCGGTCCATATAGTTTGGTAACGCAACAGCCCCTGGGCGGTAAAGCGCAGTTCGGTGGTCAACGTTTCGGTGAAATGGAAGTGTGGGCGCTTGAAGCGTATGGCGCGGCATATACATTGCAAGAAATGCTGACGGTCAAGTCTGATGATGTGCAGGGACGCGTCAATACATATGAAGCGATCGTCAAGGGCGAGCCGATTGAAGAGCCAAGCATCCCCGCGTCGTTCAGGGTGCTGGTCAAAGAGTTGCAATCGCTGGGGTTGGCAGTGGAAGCTGTTAGCGAAGGCGGTGATGTTGTCAAGTTTGGAAAAGATGAGGAGAAACAGCATCCGCCTCGCATGGATACCGGCTTGCTGGGCATTGGAGACAACTTAACAGCGAAGCGAAAATCTTGA
- the rpsL gene encoding 30S ribosomal protein S12: protein MPTINQMVRKGRKSKKAKSKAPAFQFTLNTYKQRRIRQDKGAPQKRGVCTVVRTMTPKKPNSALRKIARVRLTNGLEVTAYIPGEGHQLQEHSVVLVRGGRVKDLPGVRYHIVRGSLDTTGVANRKQARSKYGAKRPK from the coding sequence GTGCCGACAATCAATCAAATGGTCCGCAAGGGCCGCAAGAGCAAGAAGGCGAAAAGCAAGGCGCCGGCTTTTCAATTCACCTTGAACACTTATAAACAGCGGCGCATCCGCCAGGATAAAGGAGCGCCGCAAAAGCGCGGTGTATGTACGGTCGTTCGTACTATGACGCCGAAGAAGCCGAACTCCGCGCTGCGCAAGATTGCGCGTGTGCGTCTCACAAATGGCTTGGAAGTGACTGCCTATATCCCCGGTGAAGGTCACCAGTTGCAGGAGCACTCCGTGGTTCTTGTCCGCGGAGGTCGTGTAAAGGACTTGCCCGGCGTTCGCTATCACATTGTGCGCGGCTCGCTGGATACGACCGGTGTTGCTAATCGCAAACAGGCGCGTTCCAAGTATGGCGCGAAGCGTCCGAAGTAA
- a CDS encoding dCTP deaminase, producing the protein MGLKPDHWIRKMAKEQRMIEPFVDKQVRQGVISYGVSSYGYDIRVADEFMIFTNVHSAIVDPKNFDPKSMFEFKGDVCVIPPNSFALARTIEYFRIPRKVLTICLGKSTYARCGLIVNVTPFEPEWEGYVTLEISNTTPLPAKIYANEGLAQVLFFEADEECEVSYADKKGKYQGQKTIVLPKL; encoded by the coding sequence ATGGGACTCAAACCCGACCACTGGATTCGCAAGATGGCAAAGGAACAACGCATGATCGAACCGTTTGTTGACAAGCAGGTTCGGCAGGGAGTGATCTCCTACGGCGTTTCGTCGTACGGATACGACATTCGTGTGGCGGATGAATTCATGATCTTCACGAACGTCCACTCGGCGATCGTTGATCCGAAGAACTTCGACCCGAAATCCATGTTCGAGTTCAAAGGCGACGTATGCGTCATCCCGCCGAATTCTTTTGCTTTGGCGCGGACTATTGAATATTTCCGCATTCCACGCAAAGTGTTGACCATCTGTTTGGGCAAATCCACGTATGCGCGGTGCGGGTTGATCGTTAACGTCACGCCGTTTGAGCCAGAGTGGGAAGGCTACGTCACGCTCGAGATCTCGAACACGACCCCGCTCCCTGCGAAGATCTATGCCAACGAGGGCTTGGCGCAAGTCTTGTTTTTTGAGGCGGATGAGGAGTGTGAAGTTTCGTATGCAGACAAGAAGGGGAAGTATCAAGGACAGAAGACGATTGTCCTGCCGAAGTTGTAA
- the rpsG gene encoding 30S ribosomal protein S7 produces MRRAKPEKREILPDIRYNSVHVQTMVQHVLKRGKKSTAIGLIYGAMDLIKERTEKNPMDVFDGALKNVSPAMEVRPRRVGGATYQVPMEVSTDRRTTLAIRWILTAARERSGKSFPDKLAGELIDAFNETGAAIRKRDETHKMAEANRAFSHYRI; encoded by the coding sequence ATGCGTAGAGCAAAACCTGAAAAACGGGAGATTCTCCCTGATATCCGTTACAACAGCGTCCATGTGCAGACGATGGTTCAACACGTCTTGAAACGCGGTAAAAAGAGCACTGCCATTGGGCTGATCTATGGCGCGATGGATTTGATCAAAGAGCGCACCGAGAAGAATCCAATGGACGTTTTCGACGGCGCTCTTAAAAATGTTTCGCCCGCCATGGAAGTCCGCCCTCGGCGCGTGGGCGGGGCGACATATCAAGTGCCGATGGAAGTTTCGACGGACCGTCGCACCACGCTGGCGATCCGCTGGATTCTGACCGCGGCGCGCGAGCGTTCCGGCAAATCTTTCCCGGACAAACTTGCCGGTGAATTGATCGACGCATTCAACGAAACCGGCGCGGCGATCCGCAAGCGAGACGAAACCCACAAGATGGCGGAAGCTAACCGCGCATTTTCACATTATCGTATTTGA
- a CDS encoding nitroreductase family deazaflavin-dependent oxidoreductase: MSPNNWNRGIIDEFRANQGKVGGHFEGKTLLLLHTTGAKSQKPRINPAAYVKDGDRYVVIASMGGAPTNPDWYYNLVAHPSVTVEAGTEKFQAEAKVMSDEPERTRLYNKMAEMMPAFNDYRQKTKRVIPVIVLERKH, from the coding sequence GTGAGTCCAAACAATTGGAATCGGGGGATTATTGATGAATTTCGAGCCAATCAAGGTAAGGTTGGGGGACATTTTGAAGGGAAAACATTGCTTCTCTTACATACCACTGGAGCAAAGAGCCAAAAGCCGCGTATCAACCCGGCGGCATACGTGAAAGACGGTGACCGCTATGTGGTGATCGCATCCATGGGCGGCGCGCCGACGAACCCAGACTGGTATTACAACCTCGTCGCGCATCCCTCGGTCACTGTGGAGGCGGGGACGGAGAAGTTTCAAGCCGAGGCGAAAGTGATGAGCGACGAACCCGAACGGACGCGACTCTACAACAAAATGGCTGAAATGATGCCCGCCTTTAACGACTATCGCCAGAAAACGAAGCGCGTCATTCCTGTGATCGTGTTAGAGCGCAAGCATTAA